One genomic segment of Polynucleobacter sp. MWH-UH2A includes these proteins:
- the dnaQ gene encoding DNA polymerase III subunit epsilon: MRQVILDTETTGLSHATGDRIIEIGCVEVIDRRLTERTFHYYINPERDIDAGAFAVHGLSREFLSDKPLFANIVEELIEFVDGAEIVIHNAAFDLGFLDSEFALLKRPPFRGLASKITDTLLDARQMFPGKRNSLDALCDRFSISNEHRTLHGALLDAQLLAKVYIAMTRGQEDLSIDLIDYTANDDETETTSKALPTKLKLIAASYDEMEQHEKILAEIAKSSKKDPVWSPTSSAS; this comes from the coding sequence ATGCGCCAAGTCATCCTAGATACCGAAACAACTGGGTTGAGTCATGCAACCGGCGATCGCATTATTGAAATTGGCTGCGTTGAAGTAATCGATCGCAGACTCACTGAGCGTACATTTCATTACTACATTAATCCGGAACGTGATATTGATGCTGGCGCTTTTGCTGTGCACGGCCTTTCAAGAGAGTTTCTTTCTGATAAGCCCTTGTTTGCCAATATCGTAGAAGAGCTTATTGAGTTCGTGGATGGCGCAGAGATTGTGATTCATAACGCAGCCTTCGACTTAGGGTTTCTGGATAGTGAATTCGCCCTTTTAAAGCGTCCGCCATTTCGAGGCTTAGCCTCAAAAATTACCGACACGCTACTCGATGCGCGTCAAATGTTTCCAGGCAAAAGAAACTCTTTAGACGCGCTATGCGATCGCTTTTCCATTAGCAATGAACATCGAACCTTGCACGGAGCGCTCTTAGACGCCCAGTTGCTGGCAAAGGTGTATATCGCCATGACAAGAGGTCAGGAAGACCTCTCAATCGATTTAATCGACTACACAGCAAACGACGACGAAACAGAAACTACTTCTAAGGCATTACCCACCAAGCTAAAACTAATTGCTGCAAGTTACGATGAAATGGAACAGCATGAAAAGATTCTGGCGGAAATTGCTAAGTCCAGCAAAAAAGACCCTGTCTGGAGTCCAACAAGCTCCGCTAGCTAG
- a CDS encoding efflux RND transporter permease subunit produces MTLSELCIRRPVMTVLLSIATVIAGTVAYLKIPVAALPSFNSPIISVSASLPGASPENMASSVALPLEKEFSTIDGISVISSTNFLGSTSITLEFNNDRDIDKAAVDVQAALLRAQKRLPIEMTIPPSYRKVNPADTPVLIVRLSSPSVNLSDLNAFAENLLSPNISTISGVAQVLVYGAKRYAVRVRIHPDALANRNLTMDDVAVAINKANSNSPVGVLDGPRQSITIYANPQLVRPEEFGNLIISQKNGLPIYLKDVADVMESYEDVKTLASANGERSIAIAILRQPSANTVEVVKSVKELLPQLQKQMPESIKLQFVNDRSLSIIEAIHDVNYTLALTVLLVVLVIFLFLKHVSATVIPSISLPISLIGAFFLLYFLGYSLDNISLLGITLAVGLVVDDAIVVLENIMRYVEEGMDPLKASLKGSKEVGFTIISISISLVAVFIPLFFMAGPIGLLFREFAVVVSLSILVSAIVSLTVVPMLCSRFLPKPGQHAKEYEINKKFDRVFDWMLKTYIHYLDLALANRKKVLWGAASTFVITVVLFINSPKGFFPEEDIGQILATTEASEDISFKAMLALQDKAAELVSTDPNVASSISVVGGGASSGTNTGRIFILLKDKADRQKMSKVMEGLRAKFKEIPGLQVYMRPVQNLQLGGKSSKSRYQFILQSVGFDGVNEWADKLMQKMRADPMFRDVTSDSQLKGLNVKIDINREKAASAGVSIADIRTALYTAYGEKQVSTIYTPVNTYYVILEASEDDRQFETDLNKIFVRGRATDKLIPLSSLATFNRTIGPTAVNHQGQIPAVTLSFNLAPDVFLGDATKKIEQYTKQIDLPPSIITSYGGDAAVFKSNQSGQLILIFAALGVIYILLGVLYESYIHPLTILAGLPSAAIGAILSLRLFGFELTIVASIGILLLIGIVKKNAILMIDFALDAQRNQNMTPEKAIREACILRFRPIMMTTFAALMGALPIALGIGAGAELRQPLGISVAGGLIFSQFVTLIITPVIYLYLDKYAGNGPMDIPASVLEGT; encoded by the coding sequence ATGACCTTATCTGAGTTATGTATACGCCGCCCCGTGATGACGGTGCTGCTCTCCATTGCAACCGTCATTGCTGGCACTGTCGCCTATCTCAAAATTCCGGTTGCGGCTCTTCCGAGCTTTAACTCCCCAATCATCTCAGTCAGCGCTTCACTACCAGGAGCATCACCTGAGAATATGGCGTCCTCCGTTGCACTGCCTTTAGAAAAAGAGTTTTCAACCATTGATGGTATTTCGGTTATTAGCTCTACCAACTTCCTAGGTAGCACCAGCATTACCTTGGAATTTAACAATGATCGTGATATCGATAAAGCAGCGGTAGACGTTCAAGCTGCATTGTTGCGTGCACAGAAGCGCTTGCCAATTGAAATGACGATTCCACCGTCATATCGCAAAGTAAACCCTGCGGACACTCCAGTATTAATTGTTCGCTTGAGCTCGCCCTCGGTCAATCTATCCGATTTAAATGCCTTTGCAGAAAATCTGCTCTCTCCCAATATTTCTACGATTAGCGGGGTTGCTCAAGTTCTAGTCTATGGCGCCAAACGTTACGCAGTTCGCGTACGAATTCATCCGGACGCCCTAGCGAATCGTAATCTCACCATGGATGATGTGGCTGTTGCCATCAACAAAGCCAACTCTAATAGTCCAGTGGGTGTGTTAGACGGCCCCCGTCAATCCATCACCATCTACGCCAATCCCCAACTAGTTCGCCCTGAAGAATTCGGCAACCTCATTATTAGCCAAAAAAATGGTTTGCCCATTTACCTTAAAGATGTCGCAGACGTCATGGAGAGCTATGAGGATGTTAAAACGCTAGCCTCTGCAAATGGTGAGCGCTCTATTGCTATAGCGATCTTGCGACAGCCTAGCGCAAATACAGTTGAGGTAGTCAAGTCAGTCAAAGAATTGCTCCCTCAGTTGCAAAAACAAATGCCGGAATCAATCAAGTTGCAATTTGTAAACGATAGATCTCTTTCGATTATTGAGGCGATTCATGATGTGAATTACACGCTGGCATTGACTGTCTTACTGGTCGTGCTAGTAATTTTCTTATTTCTCAAGCACGTTTCCGCTACCGTCATTCCTTCAATTAGTCTGCCAATTTCCTTGATTGGCGCCTTCTTCTTACTGTATTTCTTGGGCTACAGCTTGGATAACATTTCCTTGCTGGGTATCACCTTAGCAGTTGGCTTGGTGGTCGATGATGCGATTGTGGTGCTAGAAAACATCATGCGTTATGTGGAAGAAGGCATGGACCCCCTAAAGGCCTCCCTCAAAGGCAGCAAAGAGGTTGGCTTCACGATTATTTCTATCTCGATTTCGCTTGTAGCGGTGTTCATCCCCCTCTTCTTTATGGCTGGCCCTATAGGCCTACTCTTTAGAGAATTCGCAGTTGTAGTTTCGCTATCGATTTTGGTTTCAGCGATTGTTTCTCTCACTGTTGTTCCAATGCTATGCAGCCGCTTCTTACCAAAGCCTGGTCAGCACGCAAAAGAATATGAGATCAATAAGAAATTTGATCGTGTGTTTGATTGGATGCTCAAAACTTACATTCATTACTTAGATCTAGCATTAGCGAATCGCAAGAAAGTCTTATGGGGTGCAGCATCGACTTTTGTAATTACGGTTGTGTTATTTATTAATAGCCCCAAAGGCTTCTTTCCTGAAGAAGATATTGGTCAGATCCTGGCAACGACAGAGGCCTCTGAGGATATCTCCTTTAAGGCAATGCTCGCGCTACAAGATAAAGCGGCTGAACTGGTAAGCACTGATCCCAATGTTGCTAGCTCTATCTCCGTTGTAGGTGGTGGCGCAAGTTCGGGAACCAATACTGGCCGCATCTTCATCCTGCTTAAGGACAAGGCAGATCGCCAGAAGATGTCAAAAGTCATGGAAGGATTGCGGGCAAAGTTCAAAGAGATACCAGGTTTGCAGGTTTATATGCGACCCGTTCAAAATTTACAGCTAGGTGGCAAGAGCAGCAAATCTCGTTATCAGTTTATTTTGCAAAGTGTTGGCTTTGATGGCGTCAATGAATGGGCGGACAAGCTCATGCAAAAAATGCGTGCCGACCCGATGTTCAGAGACGTTACTAGCGACTCGCAGCTCAAGGGTTTGAATGTCAAGATTGATATCAATCGTGAAAAAGCGGCTAGCGCTGGTGTATCGATTGCGGATATCCGTACTGCCTTATATACCGCCTATGGTGAGAAACAGGTTTCCACCATCTATACACCTGTGAATACCTACTACGTCATTCTTGAAGCGTCTGAAGATGATCGTCAATTCGAAACAGATCTGAACAAAATTTTTGTGCGGGGTCGCGCTACCGATAAACTCATTCCCTTGTCGAGTCTAGCCACCTTTAATCGCACCATTGGACCAACAGCAGTTAACCACCAAGGCCAAATTCCGGCGGTAACACTATCTTTTAACTTAGCGCCCGATGTCTTTTTGGGCGATGCGACCAAAAAGATTGAGCAATACACCAAGCAGATTGATCTGCCACCTTCCATCATTACTAGCTATGGTGGTGATGCAGCAGTATTTAAGAGCAATCAATCGGGTCAATTGATTTTGATCTTTGCTGCCCTGGGTGTGATTTATATCCTCCTGGGCGTGCTGTATGAGAGTTACATTCATCCATTGACTATTTTGGCTGGATTACCATCAGCAGCAATCGGCGCAATCCTTTCCTTAAGGCTCTTCGGATTTGAATTAACCATCGTTGCATCTATCGGTATCTTGCTCTTGATCGGTATCGTGAAAAAGAATGCGATTTTGATGATCGACTTCGCATTAGATGCGCAACGCAACCAAAATATGACGCCCGAGAAGGCAATTCGCGAGGCTTGTATTTTGCGTTTCAGACCCATCATGATGACCACATTTGCCGCACTAATGGGTGCCCTGCCTATTGCATTGGGAATCGGGGCTGGCGCTGAACTACGTCAACCTCTTGGTATCAGTGTTGCGGGAGGCCTCATCTTCTCTCAGTTTGTGACTCTGATCATTACTCCTGTCATCTACCTTTATTTAGATAAATATGCTGGTAATGGTCCAATGGACATACCTGCTTCCGTGCTTGAGGGAACCTAA
- a CDS encoding tartrate dehydrogenase gives MNAKKIFKNPKIAVIPGDGIGKEVIPEGVRALEAANRKFGIGMQFDHFDFASCDYYLKHGKMLPDDWFDTLMKYDAIFFGAVGMPNILPDHVSLWGSLIQFRRGFDQYVNLRPVRLLPGVPCPLANRKPGDIDFFVVRENTEGEYSSVGGKMFPDTDREFVIQESIFTRQGVDRILQFAFDLAQSRPKKHLTSATKSNGIAITMPYWDERVEDMAKKFEDVRTDKYHIDILAAHFVMNPDRFDVVVASNLFGDILSDLGPACTGTIAVAPSGSINPEGKFPSLFEPVHGSAPDIFGKMIANPIGQIWSGAMMLEHLGYPEAGNAIFSAIEKVLSAGPSHAPLTPDLGGTAKTDDLGKAIAAAI, from the coding sequence ATGAACGCAAAGAAAATATTCAAAAATCCCAAGATCGCTGTTATTCCAGGTGATGGTATTGGTAAGGAAGTGATTCCAGAAGGCGTGCGCGCTTTAGAGGCAGCAAACCGTAAGTTTGGTATTGGTATGCAATTCGATCACTTTGATTTTGCTAGCTGTGATTACTATTTAAAGCACGGCAAAATGCTACCGGATGACTGGTTTGATACTTTGATGAAGTACGACGCCATTTTCTTTGGCGCTGTGGGTATGCCAAATATCTTGCCTGATCACGTTTCATTGTGGGGCAGCTTGATTCAGTTCCGCCGTGGATTTGATCAGTACGTTAATTTACGTCCAGTGCGTCTATTGCCAGGTGTGCCATGCCCGCTAGCGAATCGCAAGCCAGGTGATATTGATTTCTTCGTCGTTCGTGAAAATACCGAAGGCGAGTACTCCAGCGTTGGTGGAAAAATGTTCCCCGATACTGATCGTGAGTTCGTGATTCAAGAATCGATTTTCACAAGACAAGGTGTAGATCGTATCTTGCAGTTTGCTTTTGATCTTGCTCAAAGTCGTCCAAAGAAGCATCTCACATCAGCCACTAAATCGAACGGAATTGCAATCACAATGCCGTATTGGGATGAGCGTGTAGAGGATATGGCAAAGAAATTTGAGGATGTGAGAACAGATAAATATCACATTGATATTTTAGCTGCTCATTTTGTGATGAATCCAGATCGTTTTGATGTGGTTGTTGCGAGTAACTTGTTTGGCGATATTCTTTCAGACTTGGGTCCTGCTTGTACTGGCACTATCGCGGTTGCCCCATCTGGAAGCATTAATCCAGAAGGTAAATTTCCTTCACTCTTTGAACCAGTTCACGGTTCAGCCCCAGATATTTTCGGCAAGATGATTGCCAATCCTATTGGACAGATTTGGAGTGGTGCGATGATGCTGGAACACTTGGGTTACCCAGAAGCTGGCAACGCTATTTTCTCTGCTATTGAAAAAGTCTTGTCTGCTGGACCATCACATGCTCCATTGACGCCTGATCTTGGTGGCACCGCCAAAACAGATGATCTTGGTAAAGCCATTGCGGCAGCTATCTAA
- a CDS encoding SprT family zinc-dependent metalloprotease: protein MKQHSVREAWLEDAVKHLEPIFSKAGYAIPPVRVSCGFPASSSPRTTLGQCWPRERSGGGVNEIFISPKLDEPVQLLDTLVHELCHAVDDCFSGHGEDFKGIAQTVGLEGPARMAHATEELTVKLMMISQELGPYPHNAIVFPPPRPSNASRSKAKCGQCGYEVTLLKKWASYGAPICPKDNIRMLEAAPETIENTTEHDSESIGKGGKAAPDEIRRAIS, encoded by the coding sequence ATGAAGCAACATTCAGTACGCGAAGCCTGGCTAGAGGATGCCGTTAAGCACTTAGAACCCATTTTTTCTAAAGCGGGATATGCAATTCCTCCTGTGAGAGTTTCCTGTGGATTCCCTGCATCTAGTAGCCCAAGAACCACTTTGGGGCAATGCTGGCCTCGTGAGCGATCTGGGGGTGGTGTGAATGAGATTTTTATATCACCAAAGCTGGATGAACCAGTGCAGTTGCTAGACACCTTGGTGCACGAGCTCTGTCATGCGGTGGATGATTGCTTCAGCGGACACGGCGAGGATTTCAAGGGTATTGCGCAAACAGTGGGCTTAGAGGGTCCAGCCAGAATGGCGCATGCTACAGAAGAACTCACAGTAAAGCTGATGATGATTAGTCAGGAGCTAGGCCCATACCCCCATAATGCGATTGTCTTTCCGCCACCGAGGCCTAGCAATGCCAGTAGAAGTAAGGCCAAATGCGGGCAATGTGGTTATGAGGTCACATTATTGAAGAAATGGGCCAGTTATGGGGCGCCAATCTGCCCTAAAGACAATATCCGCATGCTGGAAGCCGCTCCAGAAACAATTGAAAATACGACAGAACATGATTCTGAGAGCATTGGGAAGGGCGGAAAGGCCGCTCCCGATGAGATTCGTCGGGCAATTAGCTAG
- a CDS encoding efflux RND transporter periplasmic adaptor subunit produces the protein MSKIESSLDRLLVKLGELKNIAKGRLCALWGKASPQVGKLKKLDLPTIKTFVIQYKWRILIVLIVVYAGSKAFDYFFPAADKAGGPVTVTTLVVEKKDIPLIIEATGTIVSNSIVDIRPMVTNTVAKVNVKDGQEVKAGDLLFTLDDRNDKANYEKLKALADDAHKQYLRAKELVAKNFISKAGLETSHANAKSAEAAAKAAEVQLSFDYIKSPIDGRAGIVNVFPGSLVQASNVVTTATSSTATSSVGAMVTITQLNPINVQFVIPEKDIPTILENQLDGEPLKVKVTVGDSSKKTYEGTVLVVDNQVDPSIAAVRVKAQIPNEGLTLLPGQFARVSLVASDLKDALSVPSQAVVINPRGKFVFTLDKDGKASMIPIKVIYEYQGSSVITGIQAGDKVVVEGKQNLRPGGKTRESKNTTSPAAQPAPTSPVDKK, from the coding sequence GTGTCAAAAATTGAATCTTCTCTTGATCGTTTGCTCGTCAAACTAGGTGAACTAAAAAATATTGCCAAAGGTCGCTTATGCGCGCTTTGGGGTAAAGCTTCTCCACAGGTAGGCAAGCTCAAAAAACTCGATCTGCCCACCATTAAGACTTTTGTAATTCAATACAAGTGGCGAATTTTAATAGTCCTCATTGTTGTATACGCAGGCTCTAAAGCTTTTGATTACTTTTTCCCAGCTGCTGATAAAGCAGGTGGTCCAGTTACCGTTACAACGCTAGTTGTCGAGAAAAAAGATATTCCACTCATTATTGAAGCGACCGGAACGATTGTTTCTAATAGCATTGTTGATATTCGTCCGATGGTTACAAATACGGTCGCCAAGGTCAATGTAAAAGACGGTCAAGAAGTCAAAGCCGGTGATTTGCTATTTACCTTAGATGATCGAAATGACAAAGCCAATTATGAAAAGCTCAAAGCGTTAGCGGATGATGCACATAAGCAATACCTGCGCGCCAAAGAATTAGTAGCCAAAAATTTCATTTCCAAAGCCGGTCTTGAAACTTCTCATGCCAACGCCAAGTCTGCCGAAGCAGCTGCTAAGGCAGCTGAAGTTCAACTATCCTTTGATTACATTAAATCGCCAATTGATGGGCGTGCTGGCATAGTCAATGTATTCCCCGGCTCTTTGGTACAAGCTAGCAACGTAGTAACGACAGCAACAAGCTCAACAGCTACTTCGAGTGTTGGCGCAATGGTGACTATTACCCAACTGAATCCGATTAACGTTCAATTCGTTATTCCTGAAAAAGATATTCCAACTATTTTGGAGAATCAACTGGACGGCGAACCACTCAAAGTCAAAGTAACCGTGGGCGATAGCAGCAAAAAAACCTACGAAGGCACCGTACTGGTTGTTGATAACCAGGTTGATCCCTCCATTGCTGCAGTTAGAGTAAAAGCCCAAATCCCCAACGAAGGCTTGACTTTGCTCCCAGGTCAATTTGCGCGTGTTTCATTGGTGGCCAGTGATCTAAAGGATGCACTCTCCGTCCCATCTCAGGCTGTAGTCATTAATCCTCGCGGTAAATTTGTATTTACCTTGGATAAAGATGGTAAAGCCAGCATGATCCCGATTAAAGTCATCTATGAATACCAGGGATCTTCTGTTATTACCGGCATTCAGGCTGGCGACAAGGTGGTTGTAGAAGGTAAGCAGAACTTGCGTCCTGGTGGCAAAACTCGTGAATCAAAGAACACAACAAGCCCAGCAGCACAGCCAGCACCAACATCTCCTGTAGATAAAAAATGA
- the rnhA gene encoding ribonuclease HI translates to MSNQPHIIIYTDGACKGNPGPGGWGAVLKSGAHEKHLHGGEKQTTNNRMELSAVIFALQALKQRSSVELWTDSQYVQKGVTEWLEGWKKRGWKTASKDPVKNADLWQELDALLPDHEISWHWVRGHNGHPGNELADQLANKGAEGYLP, encoded by the coding sequence ATGAGCAATCAACCACACATCATCATATATACCGACGGAGCGTGCAAAGGCAACCCCGGCCCGGGTGGTTGGGGTGCGGTATTGAAATCGGGCGCACATGAAAAGCATCTACATGGCGGCGAAAAACAGACCACGAATAATCGGATGGAACTCAGTGCGGTGATTTTTGCTTTACAAGCCCTTAAACAACGAAGCTCAGTTGAGCTCTGGACTGACTCCCAATATGTCCAAAAGGGAGTTACCGAATGGCTTGAGGGCTGGAAAAAAAGAGGCTGGAAAACCGCCAGCAAGGATCCCGTAAAAAATGCGGATTTATGGCAAGAGCTGGATGCCCTCCTTCCTGATCATGAGATCTCCTGGCATTGGGTACGGGGCCACAATGGCCACCCGGGAAACGAGCTAGCAGATCAACTGGCCAATAAGGGCGCGGAAGGTTACCTCCCTTAG
- a CDS encoding class I SAM-dependent methyltransferase, giving the protein MIPTPPIPLQSSAPPWSSWEKWLQSPPGRYVLGWEQRCLDQIVADVFGFHAVQIGLPQLNALRENRMPMHALLTHSNDNRELITKFNWHPIEGSASEMPFANESIDLLVLPHVLEFAADPHQILREVDRVLRPEGRVVISGFNPASLWGAKQYLSRLIGNPYLPRDGQFISLIRIKDWLQLLNYSLDRGHFGCYKFPLQSESAMGRMDFLEPMGNRWWPIFGAVFLVSAIKRHQGMRLIGQVQKARIPSLTQLSPAAERNKLSSIQNTSTKR; this is encoded by the coding sequence ATGATACCAACCCCACCCATTCCTCTGCAGAGCAGCGCACCCCCATGGAGCTCTTGGGAAAAATGGCTGCAATCCCCGCCCGGTCGCTATGTATTAGGCTGGGAACAGCGCTGCCTAGATCAAATAGTAGCGGATGTATTTGGGTTTCATGCAGTTCAAATCGGCCTTCCCCAACTCAATGCGCTACGAGAAAACCGCATGCCCATGCATGCCCTATTAACTCATTCCAATGACAATCGAGAATTGATTACAAAATTTAATTGGCACCCTATTGAAGGCAGCGCCTCGGAAATGCCTTTTGCTAACGAGAGCATTGATCTGCTTGTTCTGCCCCACGTATTGGAGTTTGCTGCTGATCCCCACCAGATTCTGCGTGAAGTAGATCGCGTGTTGCGCCCAGAAGGGCGCGTAGTGATTTCTGGATTTAATCCCGCCAGCCTCTGGGGTGCAAAACAATATCTCAGTCGCTTAATTGGCAATCCCTATCTTCCAAGGGATGGTCAATTTATTAGTCTGATCAGGATTAAGGACTGGTTACAGCTCCTCAATTACTCACTAGATCGCGGTCATTTTGGTTGTTATAAATTCCCTTTGCAAAGTGAGTCTGCTATGGGCCGCATGGACTTTTTAGAGCCTATGGGAAACCGTTGGTGGCCTATATTTGGGGCTGTTTTTCTAGTATCAGCCATCAAGCGGCACCAAGGTATGCGGCTAATTGGACAAGTTCAAAAGGCACGCATCCCTAGTCTCACACAATTGAGCCCTGCTGCTGAACGCAATAAACTGTCTAGTATTCAGAATACTTCCACCAAACGCTAA
- a CDS encoding glycosyltransferase family 41 protein, with product MAQPYAPLLQQMMQEFQGQRLESAERLARSILRINPKDLVALQVQGLSMAIQGRVAESVEPFSKASVLDSKNPELLNNLAKAQHGANLFADAAKTYEKLNRLVPNNAQLLTDMGTSYAKSKDFDKAFSLYDRAIELQPDYFLVWSNRGNLLAELSFNAEALVSYQKSLELNPNYPEAWTNYGNALFSLGRFAEAASAHERALSLNPNYAEAWSNHGNALLELKMGEEAYESYQKAYALKPLHPYLMGQLLSAKLTSCIWDDKEPSVKNMLDLVARDTPATIPFALLQTPADLDLQKRCAQIFIADRYPKHPSFSESLNKADENKQKMKIGYFSSDFKNHPVGILMQNLIQHHDRSRYEIVGFFLNSKSGDEVERSLLDQFDESYDLFGMNDVDARNLVLEQNIDIAIDLNGHTSGARTGLFSRKIAPFQLNYLGYAGTSGSDFYDGLVADAIAISPNHEPFFTEKILRLPHSFFPLDTSIHPDTFGELPSRASQGLPESGFIFSCFNNPYKINPEIFDIWMRLLESVPESVLWLSKTSDKVVQNLRAQAEARGIDPNRLVFATRVPERKDHLSRLRLADLFLDTPHYNAHATAADALWAGVPVLTVIGDTFAGRVAASQLNAAGMPELIVQSNEDYYQKALELATKPEYLSEIRSQLEANRFTAPLFNSKQYVQDLEQLFLNLTSQSS from the coding sequence ATGGCACAGCCATATGCTCCTTTGCTCCAGCAAATGATGCAGGAGTTTCAGGGGCAGCGTCTTGAATCGGCAGAGCGACTTGCTCGTTCTATTTTGCGCATCAACCCCAAAGACCTTGTAGCCCTCCAGGTTCAAGGTCTTTCCATGGCCATACAGGGAAGGGTGGCTGAGTCTGTAGAGCCCTTCTCCAAGGCCTCTGTATTAGATTCCAAGAATCCTGAATTACTGAATAACCTTGCTAAGGCTCAACATGGCGCCAATCTTTTTGCAGATGCGGCGAAGACATATGAAAAGCTCAATCGCTTAGTTCCCAACAATGCCCAACTCTTGACTGATATGGGCACTTCCTATGCGAAAAGTAAAGATTTTGATAAGGCTTTTTCGCTTTATGACCGTGCTATTGAGCTGCAGCCCGATTACTTCCTAGTTTGGTCCAATCGTGGCAATTTATTAGCTGAGTTAAGTTTTAATGCCGAAGCTTTAGTTTCGTATCAGAAGTCTCTGGAGCTGAATCCAAATTATCCCGAGGCATGGACTAACTATGGCAATGCTTTATTTAGTCTTGGACGATTTGCAGAGGCGGCATCCGCACATGAGCGTGCATTATCTCTAAATCCAAACTATGCCGAAGCTTGGTCTAATCATGGGAATGCATTGCTAGAGCTGAAGATGGGCGAAGAAGCTTATGAAAGCTACCAAAAGGCATACGCCCTAAAGCCCTTGCATCCTTACTTGATGGGGCAATTGCTATCTGCCAAGTTGACTTCATGCATATGGGATGATAAAGAGCCATCTGTTAAGAATATGCTTGATCTAGTAGCTCGCGATACTCCAGCAACAATTCCATTCGCATTGCTACAGACTCCCGCTGATCTGGATTTGCAAAAGCGGTGCGCCCAAATATTTATTGCTGATCGTTATCCAAAACATCCATCATTCAGTGAGTCCTTGAATAAGGCTGATGAAAATAAGCAGAAAATGAAGATCGGGTATTTCTCTTCAGACTTTAAAAATCACCCAGTTGGAATTTTGATGCAGAACCTCATTCAGCATCATGATCGTTCTCGGTATGAGATTGTTGGATTTTTCTTAAATAGCAAATCAGGAGATGAGGTTGAAAGATCTTTATTGGATCAATTCGATGAATCTTATGACCTATTTGGCATGAACGATGTCGATGCTAGAAATTTAGTCTTAGAACAAAATATTGATATCGCTATTGACCTAAATGGACATACTTCAGGCGCCAGAACGGGTTTATTTTCTAGAAAAATTGCCCCTTTTCAATTGAATTACTTGGGCTATGCAGGAACCTCGGGATCGGATTTCTATGATGGTTTAGTTGCGGATGCTATTGCCATCAGTCCAAATCATGAACCTTTTTTCACAGAGAAAATACTGCGTTTACCGCATTCATTTTTTCCGCTAGATACCAGCATTCATCCTGACACGTTTGGGGAATTGCCTAGTAGAGCAAGTCAGGGCTTGCCGGAATCTGGTTTTATCTTTTCCTGCTTCAACAACCCTTACAAGATTAATCCAGAAATTTTCGATATCTGGATGCGTTTATTAGAGTCGGTACCCGAAAGTGTTTTGTGGCTTTCTAAAACTTCTGACAAAGTAGTTCAAAATCTTCGAGCTCAGGCTGAAGCAAGAGGCATAGACCCAAATCGCTTGGTGTTTGCTACCCGAGTCCCGGAAAGAAAAGACCATTTAAGTCGTTTGCGTCTGGCTGATTTATTCCTGGATACCCCTCATTACAACGCCCACGCGACTGCTGCAGATGCCTTATGGGCAGGCGTACCAGTATTAACGGTGATTGGCGATACTTTTGCTGGAAGGGTCGCAGCCAGCCAATTAAACGCTGCCGGTATGCCAGAGTTAATTGTGCAGTCAAATGAAGATTACTATCAAAAGGCTTTAGAGTTGGCTACTAAACCAGAGTATCTAAGTGAAATTCGTAGTCAACTCGAGGCAAATCGCTTTACGGCACCGCTATTTAATTCAAAGCAATACGTTCAAGACCTCGAGCAACTCTTTTTAAACCTAACTTCGCAGTCTAGCTAG